The following coding sequences lie in one Vitis vinifera cultivar Pinot Noir 40024 chromosome 19, ASM3070453v1 genomic window:
- the LOC100256645 gene encoding oligopeptide transporter 1: MAEPQDGVTQPKPQEQQHLDIEATGDEEVNDCPIEQVRLTVPITDDPTEPVLTFRTWVLGVASCVILSFVNQFFGYRSNQLSISSVSAQIVTLPLGKFMAATLPEKPIKVPCTKWSFSLNPGPFNIKEHVLITMFANSGSGGVYAVGILTIVKAFYKRSLSPGAGYLLVQTTQLLGYGWAGLFRKYLVDSPYMWWPSNLVQVSLFRALHEKEKRSKGGLTRLQFFLIVFISSFAYYLVPNYLFPSIGTVSIICLIWKNSITAQQIGSGLYGMGLGSFGLDWATVASFLGSPLATPGFAIINILVGFFIIVYILLPLTYYNNAYEAKKFPIFSSHTFDSTGQPYNLTRILNPKTFSVDLAEYNAYSKLYLSVFFSVTYGISFATLAASVSHVALFNGSTIWQMWTKTRAAAGEKFGDVHTRLMKKNYKIVPQWWFYLILIVVLGLSLLACEGFDKQLQLPWWGILLCCALAFFFTLPIGIITATTNQQPGLNVITELIIGFIYPGKPLANVVFKTYGYISMSQALTFLSDFKLGHYMKIPPRSMFLVQLVGTVIASSVYFGTAWWLLTTVKHICDRDLLPEGSPWTCPGDDVFYNASVIWGVIGPLRMFGRLGVYPEMNWFFLAGFLAPVPVWFLSRKFPNQKWIRLIHMPIIIGATGNMPPARAVHFVMWGIVGVFFNFYVYNRYKQWWAKHTYILSAALDAGVAFMGIIIFFALQSKDIFGVDWWGLAADDHCPLASCPTAPGVVAEGCPRV, from the exons ATGGCAGAACCTCAAGATGGAGTCACTCAGCCAAAGCCCCAAGAGCAGCAACACTTGGACATTGAAGCTACTG GGGATGAAGAGGTTAATGATTGTCCCATAGAGCAAGTGAGGCTCACAGTTCCAATCACAGATGATCCAACAGAACCTGTTCTGACATTCAGGACATGGGTGCTTGGTGTAGCATCCTGTGTGATTCTGTCCTTTGTGAACCAATTCTTTGGTTATCGCAGTAATCAACTCAGCATTTCATCAGTCTCAGCACAGATAGTTACCCTGCCACTAGGGAAGTTCATGGCTGCAACACTCCCAGAGAAACCGATCAAAGTCCCATGCACAAAGTGGTCGTTTTCCCTGAATCCAGGGCCTTTTAATATCAAGGAGCATGTGTTGATCACCATGTTTGCCAACTCTGGATCGGGTGGTGTTTATGCAGTTGGTATCCTTACAATTGTCAAGGCATTCTACAAAAGGAGTCTCAGCCCAGGAGCAGGATACTTGCTAGTACAAACCACTCAG TTGCTTGGCTATGGATGGGCTGGCCTGTTCAGAAAATACCTAGTGGACTCCCCCTATATGTGGTGGCCATCAAATCTAGTCCAAGTCTCTCTCTTCAG GGCATtgcatgaaaaagaaaaaagaagcaaaggagGACTCACTAGGCTGCAATTCTTTCTCATTGTGTTCATTTCAAGCTTTGCCTACTACCTGGTCCCAAACTACTTGTTTCCTTCCATCGGTACCGTCTCcattatttgtttgatttggaaGAACTCAATCACTGCCCAACAGATTGGTTCAGGCCTCTATGGCATGGGCCTTGGATCATTCGGCCTCGACTGGGCCACAGTTGCTAGTTTCTTAGGAAGTCCCTTAGCCACTCCTGGCTTTGCCATCATTAATATTCTTGTTGGGTTTTTCATAATTGTCTATATTTTGCTCCCCCTTACCTATTACAATAATGCATATGAAGCTAAGAAATTCCCTATATTCTCATCTCACACCTTCGATTCAACTGGTCAGCCATACAATCTCACCAGAATTTTgaacccaaaaactttctcaGTCGACCTAGCTGAATACAATGCTTATAGCAAACTTTATCTTAGTGTCTTCTTTTCAGTCACATATGGGATTTCTTTTGCAACTCTTGCAGCTTCTGTCTCACATGTTGCACTCTTCAATGGAAG taCTATCTGGCAAATGTGGACTAAGACGAGGGCAGCAGCAGGAGAGAAGTTTGGAGACGTGCATACGAGACTGATGAAGAAGAACTATAAAATAGTCCCCCAATGGtggttttatttaattttgattgtaGTGCTTGGTCTTTCACTCCTTGCCTGTGAAGGTTTCGACAAGCAGCTTCAACTACCATGGTGGGGAATTTTGCTATGTTGTGCCTTGGCATTCTTTTTCACCTTACCCATCGGCATAATAACGGCCACGACAAATCAG CAACCAGGGCTAAATGTGATCACAGAGCTGATTATTGGGTTCATATACCCAGGGAAGCCGCTTGCAAATGTGGTTTTCAAGACCTATGGCTATATCAGCATGTCGCAGGCACTCACATTTCTCAGTGATTTCAAATTAGGCCACTACATGAAGATCCCACCCCGATCCATGTTCCTCGTTCAG TTAGTTGGAACTGTGATTGCTTCAAGCGTCTACTTTGGGACAGCATGGTGGCTTCTTACAACCGTGAAGCATATATGCGATCGGGATTTGCTACCAGAAGGAAGTCCATGGACATGCCCTGGTGATGACGTTTTCTACAATGCTTCAGTCATATGGGGAGTTATTGGTCCACTCAGAATGTTCGGAAGGTTGGGGGTCTACCCAGAGATGAATTGGTTTTTCCTTGCTGGCTTTCTTGCCCCTGTTCCAGTATGGTTCCTTTCACGCAAATTCCCCAACCAAAAATGGATCAGGCTCATCCACATGCCCATTATCATAGGAGCTACAGGAAACATGCCACCAGCTAGAGCTGTGCACTTTGTGATGTGGGGAATTGTGGGAGTTTTCTTCAACTTCTATGTTTACAACAGGTACAAGCAGTGGTGGGCCAAGCACACCTACATCTTATCAGCAGCTTTAGATGCTGGGGTTGCCTTTATGGGAATCATCATTTTCTTTGCCCTTCAATCTAAAGATATTTTTGGTGTGGACTGGTGGGGTTTGGCAGCAGATGATCATTGCCCACTGGCTTCATGCCCTACAGCACCGGGGGTTGTGGCTGAAGGTTGTCCTCGTGTTTGA
- the LOC132253333 gene encoding oligopeptide transporter 1-like translates to MASHSSKQKPVERSFHVRVLVKNKLCVQLVGTVIASSIYFGTAWWLLTSVEYICDPALLPEGSPWTCPGDNVFYSASIIWGVVGPLRMFARLGVYPEMNWFFLAGFLAPVPLWFLSRKFPNQKWIRLIHMPIIIKATGNMPPARAVHFVMWGIVGVFFNFYVHNRYRQWWAKHTYILSAALDAGVAFMGIIIFFTLQSKDILGVGWWGLEAEDHCPLASCPRAPRVVAEGCPSFEE, encoded by the exons ATGGCAAGCCATAGTTCAAAGCAAAAACCAGTGGAAAGGAGTTTCCATGTCAGAGTCTTAGTGAAGAACAAGT TGTGTGTTCAGTTGGTTGGAACTGTGATTGCTTCAAGCATCTACTTTGGGACAGCATGGTGGCTTCTTACAAGTGTGGAGTATATCTGCGATCCAGCCTTGCTTCCAGAAGGAAGTCCATGGACATGCCCTGGTGATAACGTTTTCTACAGTGCTTCAATCATATGGGGAGTTGTGGGTCCACTCAGAATGTTTGCGAGGTTGGGAGTCTACCCAGAGATGAATTGGTTTTTCCTTGCTGGCTTCCTTGCCCCTGTTCCATTATGGTTCCTTTCACGCAAGTTCCCCAACCAAAAATGGATCAGGCTCATCCACATGCCCATTATCATAAAAGCTACAGGAAACATGCCACCAGCTAGAGCTGTGCACTTTGTGATGTGGGGAATAGTGGGAGTTTTCTTCAACTTCTATGTTCACAACAGGTACAGGCAGTGGTGGGCCAAGCACACCTATATCTTATCAGCAGCTTTGGATGCTGGGGTTGCCTTTATGGGAATCATCATTTTCTTTACCCTTCAATCTAAAGATATTTTAGGGGTGGGCTGGTGGGGGTTGGAAGCAGAAGACCATTGCCCACTGGCTTCATGCCCTAGAGCACCGAGGGTTGTGGCTGAAGGTTGTCCATCTTTTGAGGAATAG